The DNA window gctttttctgggctatattctcagcagcataaggagaatcatgtgctaacagctgtctaaatgactcggctaaagttagtagcatgcttgcttttttttgtctgcttccacttgtctttgcactaggatgatgtctgcgtaaatgtgcagtcatattcgttgtgttcccactagtgctttcaggttaatctcgttgaaatgaccttaacgccacaacacggcaaatctccgttaacgagctaccgccgatcgccccgtgcatggggctagacggccaacacgttaacgagctaactgcgctaacacactagttcacaccaatgtaattgagcattgcacggcacatccaacatactgttttactttagtccatgactcgcttaccttcagggtcatacgtcacatgaaaaccaaaataattccaaacgccagatctgaatgagagtggtGGAGGTCCATGttacaaggagagcttaacttctgtcttgctagcttgccctgcgctcttccttctgactatgctgtctgtgttgagcgctcagtggatctgcgctggacagtgcagcctaggcggagtagtcgaacgcagattcactgagcgctcaacacagacagcatcgttagaaggaaaattgataaaataaattacaaatgttgtattgttcgatacatatgcgtaccgaaccgaaagcactatatcgaacggttcaatatcgatacgaatatcgttgcacccctagtatgtatatgtatgtatatgtatatatgtgtatgtgtgtatatatgtgtgtgtatgtgtgtatatatgtgtgtgtatgtgtgtgtatatgtgtatgtacatgtgtgtgtatatatacttctttttttgctgattaACAGGAGACGAGTCTGGTGGTGCAGCAGAGGAACAATTTCAGCcatttggactcagctcagccactacagtgGAAACAATGTCTTCAACACAAAAGGTGAGAAAAGTATTAGAGTTTTCTGTTAAGAGTTTCCATCCTGGGCTCCTCCATATATACCAAATTTACATTCAAAATCAGAAACCACAGAAGTCacaagaaaatacaaagatcaTATTTTATCTACACACATTGACACAACAATATCATCAGTTGAACTCAAAAAATTTTTATGACATAAAAGATTTTCTCTGCTGATCAATATTTCctaatgtcattttaattgtACCTCTCATTGTGCCACATCATTGTAATGTGACACCATCACCAGAAGGTGATGGTAACACACGAACAAGGTGTTTGTTGACATGTTTGATTCCACCAATGGAGGgagtttcagtttgttccaggggcccgttcttcatacctcgctaagtaagttagctggatttgattgttgacgatttcgcgtgagcttggatcgttcggttccccgaagctcatccgggacttgctgtcatagcaacagagccgtaagcgtaaacctgctcgggagcaggtttactttatgtaaacaggattagatcgcggccacgcaggtatgtccgcttcatgtatacgaaagcaacagcgatattccaccactgtttcaccataaataaataacatcaatgtaactaaagataatgcagcacttgatccttttattgatgtcacacagatacatacaggtcatttcctaaaaaagggaaatgtactattaacattctattacatgtatgtgattattacagatgtaattcatatttcagagtagtaattgcaaattactttgtgtaatcaagatgagagaccacggctataaaagcgaaggtggatttgggaagtctgtcgcagccatgtcctgttcgtttacgcgagcaacccattgcggaaggtgcaagattgataaggagagtcctcagaattcagcgtatattgcgggatagacaggatcctttagctcagcgcgacagtgtgctcatagagagatatcgattttcccgtgagggtattatttacttaaccaacttgttgacgagggggtgcaggaccaccacctgtctttttttgctctgcccttttcttggttgctgttatgaacaaacaaacagattatttcagggtctctttccaagagacgaaaagcaatataagtgataaatattaccattctgtagaatattcttatatttcacttttacttgttcccatgttctagtgggtcctgttgtggctctaatgtgaaaggggatataatataacatattataatataatataatgtaatataatattgggtaatatagtgtgatatgataaatctaccctaccgcctactggtgttggccagaggggccgatggcgcgatatggcagcctggcttctgtcagtctgccccagggcagctgtgccagccagtgatctcacattacttcatccagctgtactaatcgtcaacagcaggtgtgttcggagaaccggattagcgagctcagagttagcgcgatgatttggtcttggatgtgtcatttgatcttggatgtagtaagtgacgtacgaagaacgggccccaggactgcatttcactcactgcctctgtttgtatctctgtcactccaggaccaacatggagcgagaagtcagcgctctcaggaggccgacaaacctcacagaagaaagggagagaaaacctacagctgtgatgagtgtggaaggtcttttacccaggctggaagcttaaaaactcaccaagtcatccacagtggagttaaaccttacagctgtgacttgtgtggaaagtcttttacccaggctggaagCTTAAAAACTCACCAAGtaatccacagtggagttaaaccttacagctgtgacttgtgtggaaaatcttttGTGCAGGCTGcacacttaaaaaaacacagaatcatccacagtggatttaaaccttacaactgtgacttgtgtggaaagtcttttactctggctcaaaacttaaaaacacaccaagacatccacagtggatttaaaccttacagctgtgacttgtgtggaaaatcttttCTGCAGGCTGGAAACTTAAAAATCCACAGaatcatccacagtggatttaaaccttacagctgtgagttgtgtggaaagtcttttacccgggCTCGAGGCTTAAAAATACACCAACttatccacagtggagttaaagcgttcAGCTGTGAGTtttgtggaaagtcttttacccaggctgtaGACTTAAAAAACCACAGAATCATCCACAGTGGGGTTAAATcttacagctgtgagttgtgtggaaagtcttttacccaggctggatccataaaaagacaccaactcatccacagtggagttaaaccttacagctgcgacttgtgtggaaagtcttttacccaggctggatCCTTAAAAAgtcaccaactcatccacagtggagttaaaccttacagctgcgacttgtgtggaaagtggTTTACCCGGGAAagaaacttaaaaacacacctactcatccacagtggagttaaatcttacagctgtgacttgtgtggaaagtcttttacccaggctggtgatttaaaaaaacaccatgtcgtccacagtggagttaaatcTTACAGCTGCGACTTTTgcggaaagtcttttacccgggCTGAAggcttaaaaaaacaccaagtcatccacagtggagttaaatcttacagctgtgacttgtgtggaaagtcttttacccgggCTGAAggcttaaaaaaacaccaagtcatccacagtggagttaaaccttacagctgtgacatgTGTGGAAAATCTTTTACCTGGGCCAGAGACttagaaaaacaccaactcatccacagtggatttaaaccttacagctgtgagttgtgtggaaagtcttttgccTGGGCTGGAgacttaaaaaaacaccaactcatccacagtggatttaaaccttacagctgtgagttgtgtggaaagtcttttacccgggctggagacttaaaaaaacaccaactcatccacagtggagttaaaccttacagctgtgacttgtgtggtaAAGCTTTTGGTCAAAGTCGAAacttacagaagcatctagttacccactctggaattaaggcgtaCAGCTGCgacttttgtggaaaaactttcagtgaAAAAAAGTACCGAAATAttcacctacgcattcacactgGAAATGATCTTTCctactgtgatcagtgtgggaaaCTGTTTACAACCGATGCACAATTACAaatacacatgtttacccacactgaggagagaccttataaatgtgaccggtgtgagaagacttttaaatctccgcATTAcctgaaaaaacatcaacagatccacaccagaaagtaactctacaagtgcagttactgtgaggaaGTATTGATTTTTTATCTTGTAATTTTAACCTGATTGTTTGGAACAAGTCTGATCAGTAAACCTATGGAGTTATTCTGAATTAACTGTTTTGGAAAATGAAGAATCATTTTCGCTCGGTAAGCTGagtgttttaatgtaaacagtaaAACGTAATTGGACATTGGTAGAGATCACTTACGCTGTcattgtttagaagcagagcaacacagatggatccagttctcaaccctatTGTCACTGTGGTGGTTGGAAAACGTTTCTCTGTTACTTTTGTGGAAAAACCTCCAATCATCAACGGGACCTAAAAccacatcaacgtagacacactggagacaaaatgaactactgcaaagaatgtgggagaggtTTCCACACACCAagtgcattaaaaatacatgaacTATTCCACAGTGTGTTCAAAAAGCACATCTGTGACCAGTGTGGGTCATCAGTCACCACTGCACATGAGcttaaagaacaagaataaGCAAATCCACACAGTAGAGACACCATACAAGTAATCAatcctactaaagatgaatgcatggactagtttttccaggtcctggtgagacatcagatcttttatccttgatatattcttgaggtgatagtaagctgactttgttattgtcttaatgtg is part of the Maylandia zebra isolate NMK-2024a linkage group LG3, Mzebra_GT3a, whole genome shotgun sequence genome and encodes:
- the LOC112430726 gene encoding uncharacterized protein LOC112430726 isoform X1; its protein translation is MSSTQKDQHGARSQRSQEADKPHRRKGEKTYSCDECGRSFTQAGSLKTHQVIHSGVKPYSCDLCGKSFTQAGSLKTHQVIHSGVKPYSCDLCGKSFVQAAHLKKHRIIHSGFKPYNCDLCGKSFTLAQNLKTHQDIHSGFKPYSCDLCGKSFLQAGNLKIHRIIHSGFKPYSCELCGKSFTRARGLKIHQLIHSGVKAFSCEFCGKSFTQAVDLKNHRIIHSGVKSYSCELCGKSFTQAGSIKRHQLIHSGVKPYSCDLCGKSFTQAGSLKSHQLIHSGVKPYSCDLCGKWFTRERNLKTHLLIHSGVKSYSCDLCGKSFTQAGDLKKHHVVHSGVKSYSCDFCGKSFTRAEGLKKHQVIHSGVKSYSCDLCGKSFTRAEGLKKHQVIHSGVKPYSCDMCGKSFTWARDLEKHQLIHSGFKPYSCELCGKSFAWAGDLKKHQLIHSGFKPYSCELCGKSFTRAGDLKKHQLIHSGVKPYSCDLCGKAFGQSRNLQKHLVTHSGIKAYSCDFCGKTFSEKKYRNIHLRIHTGNDLSYCDQCGKLFTTDAQLQIHMFTHTEERPYKCDRCEKTFKSPHYLKKHQQIHTRK
- the LOC112430726 gene encoding uncharacterized protein LOC112430726 isoform X2; its protein translation is MTSTQKDQHGARSQRSQEADKPHRRKGEKTYSCDECGRSFTQAGSLKTHQVIHSGVKPYSCDLCGKSFTQAGSLKTHQVIHSGVKPYSCDLCGKSFVQAAHLKKHRIIHSGFKPYNCDLCGKSFTLAQNLKTHQDIHSGFKPYSCDLCGKSFLQAGNLKIHRIIHSGFKPYSCELCGKSFTRARGLKIHQLIHSGVKAFSCEFCGKSFTQAVDLKNHRIIHSGVKSYSCELCGKSFTQAGSIKRHQLIHSGVKPYSCDLCGKSFTQAGSLKSHQLIHSGVKPYSCDLCGKWFTRERNLKTHLLIHSGVKSYSCDLCGKSFTQAGDLKKHHVVHSGVKSYSCDFCGKSFTRAEGLKKHQVIHSGVKSYSCDLCGKSFTRAEGLKKHQVIHSGVKPYSCDMCGKSFTWARDLEKHQLIHSGFKPYSCELCGKSFAWAGDLKKHQLIHSGFKPYSCELCGKSFTRAGDLKKHQLIHSGVKPYSCDLCGKAFGQSRNLQKHLVTHSGIKAYSCDFCGKTFSEKKYRNIHLRIHTGNDLSYCDQCGKLFTTDAQLQIHMFTHTEERPYKCDRCEKTFKSPHYLKKHQQIHTRK